A single region of the Vicia villosa cultivar HV-30 ecotype Madison, WI linkage group LG4, Vvil1.0, whole genome shotgun sequence genome encodes:
- the LOC131599992 gene encoding protein kinase PINOID-like → MLESGSDRDSGMSLETVNSNTQRTSLSSATESICSTSFSRLSFELLPSSSPESLSIKPHRSSDFAYSAIRKSGLTFRDFHLLRRIGSGDIGTVYLCRLRDSSVNYINDEDSSFYYAMKVVDKDAVALKNKSHRAEMERKILKMLDHPFLPSLYAEFEASNFSCIVMEFCSGGDLHSLRHRHPRNRFSLSSARFYAAEVLVALEYLHMLGIIYRDLKPENVLVRSDGHIMLSDFDLSLCSHAIPAVELSPEDASCTSPHSISSPFKCISKRLFRSKKVQTFQPNRLFRSRKVETFESKRVFVAEPVEARSCSFVGTHEYVSPEVASGNCHGNAVDWWSFGIFIYEMVYGRTPFAGPSNEATLRNIIKKPLSFPTATPSSALETHARDLISGLLNKDPNRRLGSKRGAAEVKMHPFFVGLNLALIRMVAPPEVPGLRRHKTMPFLSGKDSRQHPASSFDYF, encoded by the exons ATGTTAGAGAGTGGAAGTGATCGTGATTCTGGGATGAGTTTAGAAACGGTTAATTCCAATACACAGAGAACTTCCTTAAGCAGCGCTACTGAAAGCATTTGCAGCACTAGCTTCAGTCGTCTCTCTTTCGAACTCCTTCCGTCGTCTTCACCGGAGAGTCTCTCCATCAAACCTCACCGTTCCTCCGATTTCGCCTACTCCGCCATCCGCAAATCCGGTCTCACCTTCCGTGACTTTCACCTTCTCCGCCGCATAGGCTCCGGTGACATCGGCACTGTATACCTCTGTCGCCTACGTGACTCCTCCGTAAACTACATCAACGATGAGGATAGTTCGTTCTACTACGCCATGAAGGTTGTTGACAAAGACGCTGTTGCTCTCAAGAACAAGTCACACAGAGCGGAAATGGAGAGAAAGATTCTCAAGATGCTTGATCATCCTTTTCTCCCTAGTCTCTATGCAGAGTTCGAAGCTTCTAATTTCTCTTGCATTGTTATGGAGTTTTGCTCCGGCGGTGACTTGCACTCTCTCCGTCACCGTCACCCTCGTAACCGTTTCTCTCTCTCCTCCGCACG TTTTTACGCGGCTGAGGTACTGGTGGCATTGGAGTATCTGCACATGCTAGGAATAATTTACAGAGATCTAAAACCGGAAAACGTGTTAGTCAGATCAGACGGTCACATCATGCTCTCTGATTTTGATCTATCTCTATGCTCTCACGCAATCCCAGCCGTTGAGTTATCTCCAGAAGATGCATCCTGCACCAGTCCACATTCCATCTCTTCTCCTTTCAAGTGTATCTCGAAGCGACTTTTCCGGTCCAAAAAGGTTCAAACATTTCAACCGAACCGGCTTTTCCGGTCGAGAAAGGTTGAAACATTTGAATCGAAGAGGGTTTTCGTTGCTGAACCGGTGGAGGCACGGTCGTGTTCATTCGTTGGAACACACGAGTACGTGTCACCGGAAGTAGCTTCTGGAAACTGTCACGGTAACGCTGTGGATTGGTGGTCGTTTGGGATATTCATATATGAGATGGTGTACGGAAGAACGCCGTTTGCGGGTCCATCGAATGAAGCAACTTTGCGAAACATTATAAAAAAGCCTCTTAGTTTTCCTACTGCTACGCCTTCCAGTGCGCTTGAAACGCACGCGCGGGACCTTATCTCGGGTTTGCTTAACAAAGACCCGAACCGTAGACTCGGGTCGAAACGGGGTGCTGCTGAGGTTAAGATGCATCCGTTTTTTGTTGGGCTTAACTTGGCGTTGATACGGATGGTGGCGCCGCCGGAGGTTCCGGGTTTAAGAAGACACAAAACGATGCCGTTTCTCTCCGGGAAAGATAGTAGACAACACCCTGCTTCGTCGTTTGATTACTTTTAA